In Marinicella rhabdoformis, a genomic segment contains:
- a CDS encoding redoxin domain-containing protein, with protein MTLKIGSSIENIKLPEISGELFTIDSIKGKKALVAFHRFATCPFCNLRIHQLVKNYKAFGGDLAIVAIFDSPLEHLQTHAKEHKAPFAILADENNTYYQAFSVERSVLKTIKGFITRLPTALHAMLLKGYWPFPIKGNLFTMPLEILIDENGIIKRIHKGKDEGDHLSIEVLQAFAKQS; from the coding sequence ATGACCTTAAAAATAGGCAGCAGTATAGAAAACATCAAACTTCCAGAGATCAGTGGAGAGTTGTTTACAATTGATTCAATTAAAGGGAAAAAAGCGTTGGTGGCATTTCATCGTTTTGCCACTTGTCCTTTTTGTAATTTACGGATCCATCAATTGGTAAAAAATTATAAGGCGTTTGGAGGTGATTTGGCGATTGTTGCCATTTTTGATTCTCCTCTTGAACACCTGCAAACACATGCCAAAGAACATAAGGCACCATTTGCTATATTGGCTGACGAAAATAATACATATTACCAAGCGTTCAGTGTGGAACGGTCGGTGCTTAAAACTATAAAAGGCTTTATCACGAGATTGCCAACCGCACTTCACGCCATGTTGTTAAAGGGTTATTGGCCATTCCCAATAAAAGGAAACCTGTTTACTATGCCACTTGAAATTCTTATTGATGAAAACGGCATCATAAAGCGCATCCATAAAGGGAAAGACGAGGGTGACCACCTTTCGATTGAGGTCTTACAAGCATTTGCAAAACAAAGCTGA
- a CDS encoding TetR/AcrR family transcriptional regulator, with protein sequence MGRVITFDKEHVFDICLRAFWKHGYDNTSIRELQRLTGLSGRSLIHSFGDKRQIFDSCLAHYLLFVRQLTQNLADDPKGLEVFFEGFTVCDSADIRHNGCFVLNSIFGDLKGDQQIIVAFEGFKVTVTDFFKVQLSMNGIKGASEKAEMLFDLFLSGLTKISIYADAAQMTKAYKAIKRLVADWSL encoded by the coding sequence ATGGGCAGGGTAATAACATTTGACAAAGAGCATGTTTTTGATATTTGTTTACGAGCATTTTGGAAGCATGGCTATGACAACACTTCAATCCGTGAATTACAACGACTTACCGGCTTAAGTGGTCGAAGCTTGATTCACAGTTTCGGTGATAAAAGACAAATATTCGACTCTTGTTTGGCACACTATTTACTTTTTGTTCGACAGTTGACCCAAAACCTGGCCGATGATCCCAAGGGACTTGAGGTGTTTTTTGAAGGCTTTACTGTATGTGATTCTGCTGATATTCGTCACAACGGTTGCTTTGTGTTAAACAGTATTTTTGGTGATTTGAAAGGCGATCAACAAATCATTGTAGCCTTTGAAGGATTTAAAGTGACAGTGACTGACTTTTTTAAGGTACAGCTGTCTATGAACGGCATCAAAGGCGCATCAGAAAAAGCAGAAATGTTGTTTGATTTATTTTTGTCTGGCCTAACTAAAATTTCAATTTACGCAGATGCGGCACAAATGACAAAGGCATATAAAGCCATTAAGCGACTGGTAGCTGACTGGTCTCTATGA
- a CDS encoding glutathione S-transferase, protein MVIVHHLNNSRSQRILWMLEELGVTYEVVHYQRNKETMLAPDELKAIHPLGKSPVITDGEQVIAESGAIIEYLGRTYGKDKLTPRVNSKAYQSYIYWLHFAEGSLMPPLLMNLVFEKVKTAPMPFFVRPIAKGIANKVMESFVSPNIKRHFEFIETHLSENDWFAGEKMTGADIQMSFPLEASAARGLLKKHPKTTAYVAQLQKRTAYRKALEKGGQYDYAL, encoded by the coding sequence ATGGTCATTGTGCATCACCTAAACAATTCACGTTCTCAAAGGATTTTATGGATGTTAGAAGAGTTGGGAGTGACTTATGAAGTTGTGCATTATCAGCGTAACAAAGAAACCATGCTGGCTCCAGATGAGTTGAAAGCCATTCATCCGCTGGGCAAATCACCAGTAATAACAGACGGTGAACAGGTGATCGCAGAGTCTGGAGCCATCATTGAATATCTGGGTCGTACATATGGAAAAGACAAGTTGACACCCAGAGTCAACAGCAAAGCTTATCAATCCTATATTTACTGGTTACACTTTGCAGAAGGTTCATTGATGCCGCCTTTGTTAATGAATTTGGTGTTTGAAAAGGTTAAAACCGCGCCGATGCCTTTTTTTGTACGACCCATCGCCAAAGGGATTGCCAACAAAGTGATGGAGAGCTTTGTCAGTCCTAACATCAAACGCCATTTTGAGTTTATTGAAACGCATCTGTCTGAAAATGACTGGTTTGCGGGAGAAAAAATGACAGGGGCGGACATACAAATGAGTTTTCCATTGGAGGCCAGTGCCGCTCGGGGCTTATTAAAAAAACACCCTAAAACAACCGCTTATGTCGCTCAGCTACAAAAACGAACCGCTTATCGCAAAGCTTTGGAAAAGGGTGGCCAATACGATTATGCTTTGTGA
- a CDS encoding diguanylate cyclase: protein MKHNRPAQQEKDKKVNKPDMGNKLNLLPNIVYVFRVIGMGLGGLAVSFVLSENAAPFSSWFWLVFSCYIWPHLAFFWAKNQDSPFQAEQTNLLVDSFIAGTSVALMHYNLLPSVLLISIATADKVNSGIPKLWLKSIPLTVLGALLFSLFTGFAFQPNTSMTVIIACLPVAVIHTLLVSTYSYNLINKLQYQNKKLNHLSQVDSLTGVSNRRHWQEKSHQILKQHQDVQIEASLMLVDIDHFKQVNDQYGHVIGDDVLIELAALLKKTAGNQAIIGRLGGDEFAATIKLPVQEAKILAQKLTAAVESLNFPQAEKLKLSTSIGIADISTAIRRAQKMVRCRR, encoded by the coding sequence ATGAAACACAACAGACCCGCACAACAGGAAAAAGACAAAAAAGTTAACAAACCTGACATGGGTAATAAATTAAATTTATTACCCAACATTGTTTATGTTTTCAGAGTCATTGGTATGGGCCTTGGTGGTCTGGCAGTGTCATTTGTGTTGTCCGAAAATGCTGCACCATTCAGCAGTTGGTTTTGGCTGGTTTTTAGCTGTTATATTTGGCCTCATTTGGCATTTTTTTGGGCCAAAAATCAAGACTCACCTTTTCAAGCTGAACAAACTAATTTGCTGGTAGATTCATTCATTGCAGGAACATCTGTAGCGCTGATGCATTATAATCTTTTGCCTTCTGTTTTACTCATTTCCATTGCTACAGCTGACAAAGTCAACAGCGGCATTCCTAAATTGTGGCTGAAATCTATTCCACTGACTGTATTGGGTGCTCTGCTATTCAGCCTATTCACCGGGTTTGCATTTCAACCCAATACATCGATGACCGTTATCATTGCCTGTTTACCAGTGGCCGTCATCCATACCTTACTTGTCAGTACATACAGTTACAACCTCATCAACAAACTACAATATCAGAACAAAAAACTTAATCACTTAAGCCAAGTTGATTCACTGACAGGCGTGAGCAACAGACGCCACTGGCAAGAAAAAAGCCATCAAATTTTGAAACAGCACCAAGATGTGCAAATAGAAGCCAGTTTAATGTTGGTGGATATCGATCATTTCAAACAAGTCAATGACCAATATGGCCACGTGATTGGCGATGACGTCCTTATTGAACTGGCCGCTTTGCTCAAAAAAACAGCTGGTAATCAAGCCATCATTGGCAGACTGGGTGGTGATGAATTTGCAGCCACCATAAAATTACCTGTTCAAGAAGCCAAAATACTGGCTCAAAAGCTAACTGCGGCAGTAGAAAGTTTAAACTTCCCTCAAGCAGAAAAATTAAAACTCAGTACAAGCATCGGCATCGCTGACATTTCAACTGCTATAAGGAGAGCTCAGAAAATGGTTAGATGCCGCCGATAA
- the trpE gene encoding anthranilate synthase component I, which translates to MDRAKFDGMVAKGHNRIPIYQCISADLDTPLSAWLKLANGKHTFLLESVEGGAQWGRYSIIGLSSSFRFQVSGTVFKEFEYNSLVSEYEADDILQQVENIKSRFSVPEIDELPAFNGGLVGYFGYEIIENIEQKLKGLTPEDRLHIPDIHMMLAEELAVFDNLAGKVWLITHADPAEELAYEKGQKRLAELTHRLRSGSTGYAEMINQKSINTTDFKTGFTQAEFTEAVAKCKDYIESGDIMQVVLSQRISTQFNARPLDVYRALRASNPSPYMYFMDFGDYQVVGSSPEVLVKRTDNEVTLRPIAGTRPRGKNAAEDKVLEQDLLNDPKEIAEHLMLIDLGRNDVGRIAETGTVKLKDKMVIEHYSHVMHIVSEIRAQLKDGLSNADIIKAVFPAGTLSGAAKVRAMEVIAELEKVKRNVYAGAVGYWGWHGDMDMAIAIRTAVIKDQQLHVQAGAGIVADSTPEGEWQEIMNKAKAVFKAVEQAAEGL; encoded by the coding sequence ATGGACAGAGCAAAATTTGATGGCATGGTGGCAAAAGGTCACAACCGCATTCCTATTTACCAATGTATTTCGGCAGACTTGGATACGCCATTAAGTGCTTGGCTAAAACTGGCCAATGGCAAACACACTTTTTTACTTGAATCTGTTGAAGGTGGTGCTCAATGGGGACGCTATTCTATTATTGGACTGTCCTCTAGTTTTAGGTTTCAGGTCTCTGGCACTGTTTTCAAAGAGTTTGAATACAACAGCTTGGTTTCCGAGTATGAAGCCGATGATATTTTGCAACAAGTAGAAAACATCAAATCCAGATTTTCGGTACCAGAAATCGACGAATTACCTGCATTCAATGGTGGACTGGTAGGTTACTTTGGTTATGAAATCATTGAAAACATTGAGCAAAAACTCAAAGGACTGACTCCTGAAGATCGTTTACATATCCCTGACATTCACATGATGCTGGCTGAAGAATTGGCCGTCTTTGATAATCTGGCGGGTAAAGTTTGGTTGATTACACATGCCGATCCAGCTGAAGAGCTCGCTTACGAAAAAGGACAAAAACGACTCGCTGAATTAACCCACAGGCTGCGCTCTGGTTCAACTGGCTATGCAGAAATGATCAACCAAAAAAGCATCAACACCACAGACTTCAAAACAGGTTTTACTCAAGCAGAATTCACCGAAGCCGTGGCTAAATGCAAAGATTACATTGAATCCGGTGACATCATGCAAGTGGTACTGTCCCAAAGAATTTCCACACAATTTAATGCCAGACCATTGGATGTTTACCGCGCATTGCGTGCTTCAAACCCCAGTCCATACATGTATTTTATGGATTTTGGCGATTACCAAGTGGTTGGCTCATCCCCAGAAGTACTGGTCAAAAGAACCGACAATGAAGTCACTTTGCGGCCCATTGCTGGCACACGACCCAGAGGTAAAAATGCGGCAGAAGATAAGGTTTTAGAGCAAGATTTATTGAATGACCCCAAAGAAATTGCGGAACACTTGATGCTGATCGACTTAGGTCGAAACGATGTTGGCCGCATTGCTGAAACCGGCACTGTGAAATTGAAAGACAAGATGGTCATAGAACATTATTCTCATGTCATGCATATCGTTTCTGAAATTCGAGCACAACTAAAAGACGGGCTATCTAATGCAGACATCATCAAAGCCGTTTTTCCAGCAGGCACATTATCCGGCGCGGCCAAAGTGCGTGCTATGGAAGTGATAGCAGAACTTGAAAAAGTAAAACGAAATGTTTATGCAGGCGCAGTCGGCTACTGGGGTTGGCATGGCGACATGGACATGGCCATAGCCATCCGAACAGCCGTCATCAAGGATCAACAGCTACATGTGCAAGCGGGAGCAGGCATTGTGGCGGACAGCACACCAGAAGGTGAGTGGCAAGAAATCATGAACAAAGCCAAAGCCGTGTTCAAGGCAGTAGAGCAAGCAGCTGAAGGCTTATAA
- a CDS encoding TonB-dependent receptor domain-containing protein: protein MRVITIKKSALCVALSCALAGFSATTMAQDESVEELSKVQVTGSRIRQVQIEGIEPTQTITREDIDRSGLTSVGDILQQLTQSGSALNTRFNSSGNFGFPSNGGGIGAGATQIDMRHLDPGRVLVLVDGLRWVAGSSGSGVSNAVDMNTIPVGIIERIDISKDGASAIYGADAIAGVVNIITKTAMQGGQVRVYGGAFDEGDGETGSLDLTFGTQTDKIDMLFNVGYTEQREVSAEDRFLSQFPVPFTGVTQGSSGTPQGRFIVRDSLGNVINCTINDGVTGVPFYDPNSPCDGDDFHQWTNDDRFNFAPYNYYVTPSKRSNIFGQVKVELTDNITWFVKGAYNNRKSANQAAPEPIFIGPEAGSSAIADNIIIDASNPFNPFGVNIFDPDSPFYSGVGVGFIGRRPLEAGPRLFQQNVDTTYFSTGLEGSFNAADRNWYWDVKGAYGKNQASQRKTGALNIARIERALGPVDVCNNTPGCVPLNIFGGQGNGEGTITQDMLNYISFIQSDNSEQELTNFTANISGDLFELPAGPLSVAVGYEYRKKSGFFQPDPIVTAGESNGVPASPTSGEFNVSELYAELLIPVLSDQPFAELLDFSLAIRSSDYSTSGSSSTGKLGFKYMPTSNLMFRGTFAEGLRAPAIGELFGSQARFDAQLVDPCNGVPVDPSNPNSALETPNIPGCAGVPDGYTQLNEQISTTTGGNPNLTPEDAETLTLGVVYSPEWADGTSWSSSLDFEVTYYDISIDNAIQAIDAQFILDSCSVNPSSALCNAFSRDGNGNVQNFSSQLTNIGSIETSGVDFNVNWTSPQFDWGFVQASWNNSFVNEFTEYNPTDDLANFPSGFMPRDLDGIEASDSGIPNWNSNLFTTVNIRDWKIIWGTRHIGGLTESCSNVAGLGLCSDEDAGTNSLGSTTYHDLQVMFPEWNNVQFELGVNNITDKMPPTCFSCSLNGYDPSNYDGEGSFGYVRATLKF, encoded by the coding sequence ATGAGAGTTATAACCATTAAGAAAAGCGCGCTTTGCGTGGCTTTAAGCTGTGCTTTGGCTGGCTTTTCAGCCACAACCATGGCGCAAGATGAATCTGTGGAAGAACTGAGCAAAGTTCAAGTCACAGGCTCACGCATCAGACAAGTTCAAATTGAGGGCATTGAACCCACACAAACCATCACACGTGAAGACATTGACCGCTCAGGTTTAACTTCAGTGGGTGACATCCTACAACAATTAACGCAATCAGGTTCAGCCTTGAACACCCGATTCAACAGTTCAGGCAACTTTGGTTTCCCATCCAATGGTGGCGGTATTGGTGCTGGTGCGACACAAATAGACATGCGTCATTTAGATCCTGGCAGGGTATTGGTATTGGTTGATGGATTGCGCTGGGTTGCTGGCAGCTCAGGTTCTGGCGTCAGCAATGCCGTGGACATGAATACCATACCTGTAGGCATCATCGAACGCATTGACATCTCGAAAGATGGTGCTTCCGCCATTTATGGCGCTGATGCCATTGCTGGCGTAGTTAACATCATCACCAAAACTGCCATGCAAGGGGGACAAGTCAGGGTATATGGCGGCGCATTTGATGAAGGTGATGGAGAAACTGGCAGTTTAGATCTCACATTTGGCACACAAACTGACAAAATCGACATGCTGTTCAACGTGGGTTATACAGAACAAAGAGAAGTGTCTGCCGAAGACAGGTTTCTATCTCAATTTCCTGTACCATTTACAGGCGTTACCCAAGGAAGTTCGGGGACACCACAGGGCAGATTCATTGTCAGAGACTCTCTTGGTAACGTCATCAACTGTACGATTAATGATGGCGTAACAGGCGTTCCTTTCTACGACCCAAACAGTCCATGTGATGGCGATGACTTTCACCAATGGACAAATGACGACCGCTTTAACTTTGCACCTTATAACTACTACGTAACACCTTCTAAGAGGTCAAATATTTTTGGTCAAGTTAAGGTAGAACTAACTGACAACATCACGTGGTTTGTCAAAGGTGCATACAACAACAGAAAATCAGCCAACCAAGCGGCACCCGAACCAATATTCATTGGACCTGAAGCCGGTTCAAGTGCGATTGCTGACAACATCATTATCGATGCCAGCAATCCATTCAACCCTTTTGGTGTAAACATATTTGACCCTGACAGTCCTTTTTATAGCGGCGTTGGTGTTGGGTTCATAGGTCGTAGACCGCTAGAAGCAGGCCCGAGGTTATTTCAACAAAATGTTGACACCACATATTTTTCTACAGGCTTAGAAGGCTCGTTTAATGCTGCTGACAGAAATTGGTATTGGGATGTTAAAGGTGCCTATGGAAAAAACCAAGCGTCACAACGCAAAACTGGTGCTTTAAACATTGCTCGAATTGAACGTGCCTTAGGACCTGTAGATGTGTGTAACAACACACCTGGATGTGTACCTTTGAACATCTTTGGTGGCCAAGGTAATGGCGAAGGCACAATCACTCAAGACATGTTGAATTATATTTCGTTTATTCAATCTGATAATTCAGAGCAAGAATTAACCAATTTTACAGCCAACATCAGCGGTGATTTATTTGAATTACCAGCAGGCCCATTGTCAGTTGCTGTTGGTTATGAATATCGAAAAAAATCTGGTTTCTTTCAGCCAGATCCTATCGTAACAGCGGGTGAAAGTAACGGTGTACCAGCTAGCCCGACTTCAGGCGAGTTCAATGTCAGTGAACTTTATGCTGAATTATTGATACCTGTATTATCTGACCAACCATTTGCTGAATTGCTCGACTTTTCATTGGCGATTCGCAGTTCAGATTACAGCACTTCAGGCTCATCTTCGACAGGCAAATTAGGCTTCAAATACATGCCGACATCTAACTTAATGTTCAGAGGTACTTTTGCTGAAGGCTTAAGGGCACCAGCTATTGGCGAGCTATTTGGTTCACAAGCACGATTCGACGCGCAATTGGTCGATCCATGTAATGGCGTTCCTGTTGACCCAAGCAACCCTAACAGTGCACTGGAGACGCCTAACATACCAGGCTGTGCTGGTGTACCTGACGGCTACACGCAGCTTAATGAACAAATTTCCACCACAACTGGCGGCAATCCAAACTTGACACCGGAAGATGCGGAAACTTTGACATTGGGTGTCGTTTACTCTCCAGAATGGGCCGATGGGACAAGCTGGTCTTCTAGTCTTGATTTCGAGGTTACTTATTATGACATCAGCATTGACAATGCTATTCAGGCCATTGACGCTCAGTTCATCCTGGATTCATGCTCTGTAAACCCTTCAAGCGCTTTATGTAATGCGTTCAGCAGAGATGGAAATGGTAATGTTCAAAACTTCAGTTCTCAATTGACCAACATCGGATCAATCGAGACCTCTGGGGTGGATTTTAATGTTAACTGGACATCACCTCAGTTTGACTGGGGTTTTGTACAAGCCAGCTGGAATAATTCTTTTGTCAATGAGTTTACTGAATACAACCCAACTGATGATTTAGCCAATTTCCCTTCAGGATTTATGCCAAGAGACTTAGATGGTATAGAAGCCAGTGATTCAGGTATTCCAAACTGGAACTCAAACCTTTTCACAACTGTCAACATTCGAGATTGGAAAATCATTTGGGGTACGCGTCATATTGGCGGCTTAACAGAATCTTGCAGCAATGTAGCAGGTTTAGGCTTGTGTTCTGATGAAGACGCTGGCACCAACAGCTTAGGCAGCACCACATATCATGATTTACAAGTGATGTTTCCTGAATGGAATAATGTACAGTTTGAATTAGGTGTGAATAACATCACTGACAAAATGCCTCCCACATGCTTCAGTTGTTCTTTGAACGGATATGATCCATCAAACTATGATGGTGAAGGTTCATTCGGCTACGTCAGAGCCACTTTGAAATTTTAA
- a CDS encoding anthranilate synthase component II: MLLMIDNYDSFTYNLVQYFGELGCDVVVHRNDEITVEEALALEPDHVVISPGPCNPNKAGISLEMIKACAGKIPLLGVCLGHQSIGQVFGGDVIKAKTIMHGKISPVHHTNCDLFADLDNPFNATRYHSLVVDKNTLPDCLEITAWTETDDGEFDEIMGFRHKELAISGVQFHPESILTEHGHQMLRNFLEQNTTKQA, encoded by the coding sequence ATGCTTTTGATGATAGATAATTACGATTCATTTACATACAACTTGGTTCAATACTTTGGTGAACTGGGCTGTGATGTTGTTGTTCATAGAAACGATGAAATCACAGTAGAAGAAGCGCTGGCTTTAGAACCAGATCATGTGGTCATTTCACCTGGACCCTGTAACCCTAATAAGGCTGGTATTTCACTTGAAATGATCAAAGCCTGTGCAGGTAAAATCCCTTTGCTGGGTGTGTGCTTGGGGCACCAATCCATCGGTCAAGTATTTGGCGGAGATGTGATCAAAGCCAAAACCATCATGCACGGTAAAATTTCTCCCGTCCATCATACCAATTGTGATTTATTTGCAGATTTAGATAACCCTTTTAATGCCACCAGATACCATTCTTTGGTTGTAGATAAAAACACGCTGCCTGATTGCCTTGAAATTACCGCCTGGACTGAAACTGACGATGGTGAATTTGATGAAATCATGGGATTCCGGCACAAAGAATTGGCCATTTCAGGTGTTCAGTTTCACCCTGAAAGCATTTTAACTGAACACGGACATCAAATGCTCCGCAATTTCTTAGAGCAAAACACCACAAAACAAGCTTAA
- the trpD gene encoding anthranilate phosphoribosyltransferase produces the protein MKTAIQIALDLLGDKQPLPQGSMTDVMNQIMDGDATPAQIGGLLMALKLNGETVEHITEAAKVMRERATKVAVSTDHLIDTCGTGGDGMSLFNVSTAAAFIAAAAGCRVAKHGNRSVSSSTGSADVLEAAGLNLALNAEQVADCIDQFNIGFLFAPAHHGATKYAVGPRKELAVRTMFNLLGPLTNPANTPYQVMGIFDKRWVRTAAEVLKELGAKHVMVVHSADGMDEISLNAETFVAELKDGKIREYSITPEQFGFDRHDMSNLTVKDAKESLALIQDALSGKTGSAYDILALNAGAAIYVAGKAADLSAGITQAKAMMDNKSALNLLNQLSQHTQKVSA, from the coding sequence ATGAAAACAGCGATTCAAATAGCCTTAGATTTACTGGGCGATAAACAACCCTTGCCCCAAGGCAGCATGACTGATGTCATGAACCAAATCATGGATGGCGACGCAACACCCGCACAGATTGGTGGCTTATTAATGGCATTGAAACTCAATGGTGAAACCGTTGAGCACATCACAGAGGCAGCTAAAGTTATGCGAGAGCGTGCCACCAAAGTTGCAGTTTCTACCGATCACTTGATCGATACATGTGGCACTGGCGGCGATGGTATGAGCTTGTTCAATGTTTCTACTGCTGCAGCATTTATTGCCGCCGCCGCAGGTTGTCGCGTGGCGAAACATGGAAACCGGTCAGTCTCTTCATCAACTGGCTCTGCTGACGTTTTAGAAGCTGCAGGCTTGAACTTGGCTTTGAATGCTGAACAAGTGGCTGACTGCATTGATCAATTCAACATTGGCTTCCTGTTTGCGCCCGCACACCATGGTGCGACCAAGTATGCCGTAGGCCCAAGAAAAGAATTAGCCGTTCGTACCATGTTCAACTTGCTCGGCCCTTTAACCAATCCCGCCAACACACCATACCAAGTGATGGGTATTTTTGATAAACGTTGGGTCAGAACAGCCGCAGAAGTATTAAAAGAACTCGGAGCCAAGCACGTGATGGTAGTTCATTCTGCTGATGGCATGGATGAGATTTCTTTGAATGCTGAAACTTTTGTCGCTGAATTAAAGGATGGTAAAATCAGAGAATACAGTATCACACCAGAGCAGTTTGGCTTTGACCGCCATGACATGAGTAATTTAACCGTTAAAGACGCCAAAGAAAGCCTTGCTTTGATTCAAGATGCTTTATCAGGCAAAACAGGTTCTGCCTATGATATTTTGGCTTTGAATGCCGGTGCGGCCATTTATGTAGCAGGTAAAGCAGCTGATTTGTCAGCAGGTATTACACAAGCCAAAGCGATGATGGATAACAAGTCTGCTTTGAATTTATTGAACCAATTAAGCCAGCACACTCAAAAGGTATCTGCATGA
- the trpC gene encoding indole-3-glycerol phosphate synthase TrpC, which yields MSKANILDRIMATKMAEVAEGKKAFPQAELAAQIKGMPNCRGFIASIEHKLNNQQPAVIAEVKKASPSKGVIREHFVPSELAQSYEKGSAACLSVLTDREYFQGHDDYLLQARAAVSLPVLRKDFMADPWHIYHSRALGADCILLIVAALADPMLYELTELSHELGLDVLMEVHDEAEMERALKTPARLIGINNRNLKTFETSLTTSERLAKMVASDAQKGNRIVVSESGIHKSDDIQYLQDNDINTFLIGESFMRHDDPGAQLQKLLNGKVA from the coding sequence ATGAGTAAAGCCAACATTTTAGATCGCATCATGGCAACCAAAATGGCCGAAGTGGCTGAAGGAAAAAAAGCATTTCCACAAGCTGAACTGGCCGCACAAATCAAAGGCATGCCAAATTGCCGAGGGTTTATTGCATCAATTGAACACAAGCTCAATAATCAACAGCCTGCCGTGATTGCTGAAGTCAAAAAAGCATCACCATCAAAGGGTGTTATTCGTGAGCATTTTGTACCAAGTGAATTGGCTCAATCTTATGAAAAAGGCAGTGCCGCCTGCCTGTCAGTATTGACAGATCGCGAATATTTCCAAGGCCATGATGATTACTTATTACAAGCTCGAGCTGCCGTTTCATTACCTGTATTACGAAAAGATTTTATGGCAGACCCTTGGCACATTTATCACTCACGCGCCTTAGGTGCAGACTGTATTTTGTTGATTGTTGCAGCTTTGGCCGATCCCATGCTTTATGAATTGACCGAGCTGTCACATGAATTAGGCCTAGACGTTTTAATGGAAGTCCATGATGAAGCTGAAATGGAACGTGCATTGAAAACGCCCGCACGATTGATTGGTATCAACAACCGCAACCTCAAAACTTTTGAAACCAGCCTAACCACAAGCGAACGTTTGGCCAAAATGGTTGCCAGTGATGCTCAAAAAGGTAACCGCATCGTTGTCAGCGAAAGTGGCATACACAAAAGTGACGATATCCAATACCTACAAGACAATGACATCAACACATTTTTAATAGGTGAGTCATTTATGCGGCATGATGATCCCGGCGCACAATTACAAAAATTACTCAATGGCAAAGTAGCATGA
- a CDS encoding 5'-methylthioadenosine/adenosylhomocysteine nucleosidase — MKFAIIAAMHEECVCFRTQLNSPNSESYLNMQVNEAKWYDHEVVLIESGIGKVNATLAAQHAIDHYKVDHIINTGSAGGIVEGAEIGDFVIADRVCHHDIDISPIGFEFGELPKLPVYYETDKTICQSLINLCHSMKHTVHSGTIATGDTFVYQHQQLNSISTRFNGVIACEMEAAAVAQVCHLFQKPFTMIRNLSDIAGEHAPINFQSYINQAGQESSQLVLDFIKQLQKA, encoded by the coding sequence ATGAAATTTGCCATCATTGCCGCCATGCATGAGGAATGTGTTTGTTTCAGGACGCAATTGAACAGCCCCAATTCTGAGTCATACCTCAATATGCAAGTCAATGAAGCCAAGTGGTATGACCATGAAGTGGTGTTGATTGAGTCAGGAATTGGAAAGGTGAATGCCACACTGGCTGCACAACATGCCATTGATCATTATAAAGTAGACCATATCATTAACACAGGCTCTGCTGGTGGCATTGTTGAAGGGGCTGAGATTGGAGATTTTGTGATCGCTGACCGCGTATGTCACCATGACATTGACATTTCACCGATTGGGTTTGAGTTTGGGGAATTACCCAAACTGCCTGTTTATTATGAAACAGACAAGACAATATGCCAGTCATTGATAAACCTATGTCACTCAATGAAACATACAGTTCATTCCGGCACTATCGCCACTGGCGACACCTTTGTCTATCAACATCAACAATTAAATTCGATCAGTACACGATTCAATGGTGTGATTGCATGTGAAATGGAAGCTGCTGCCGTGGCCCAGGTCTGTCACCTGTTCCAAAAACCTTTTACCATGATCAGAAATTTATCAGACATTGCTGGTGAGCACGCCCCCATCAACTTCCAATCTTATATCAATCAAGCCGGACAAGAGTCCAGTCAACTGGTTCTGGATTTTATCAAACAGTTGCAAAAGGCCTAA